From the Acidovorax sp. NCPPB 3576 genome, the window CCCTGAAATCTGGGCCGCCATCCAGGCCGAAAACGTTCGCCAGGAACAGCACATCGAGCTGATCGCCAGCGAAAACTACGCCTCCCCGGCCGTCATGGCCGCCCAGGGCTCGCAGCTCACCAACAAGTACGCCGAAGGCTACCCCGGCAAGCGCTACTACGGCGGCTGCGAAAATGTGGACGTGGTCGAGCAACTGGCCATCGACCGCGTGAAGAAGCTCTTCGGTGCCGAAGCCGCCAACGTGCAGCCCAACTCCGGCTCGCAGGCCAACCAGGCCGTGCTCCTGGCCTTCCTCAAGCCCGGCGACACCATTCTCGGCATGAGCCTGGCCGAAGGCGGCCACTTGACGCACGGCATGCCGCTGAACATGAGCGGCAAGTGGTTCAACATCGTCTCGTACGGCCTCAACGAAAAAGAAGAGATCGACTACGACGCGCTGGAAGCCAAGGCCCGCGAACACAAACCCAAGCTGATCATCGCCGGCGCATCGGCCTATTCCCTGCGCATCGACTTCGAGCGCTTTGCAAAGATCGCCAAGGAAATCGGCGCGATCTTCTGGGTGGACATTGCCCATTACGCCGGCCTGGTGGTTGCAGGGCAATACCCCAACCCGGTGCCCCATGCCGACGTGGTCACCTCCACCACGCACAAGAGCCTGCGCGGCCCGCGCGGCGGCATCATCCTGATGAAGTCCGAACACGAGAAGGCCATCAACAGCGCCATCTTCCCGGGCCTGCAAGGCGGCCCGCTGGAACACGTGATCGCGGCCAAGGCCGTGGCCTTCAAGGAAGCGCTGGAGCCGGGCTTCAAGGCCTACCAGGAACAGGTCGCCAAGAACGCCATCGTGTTCGCCGAGACGCTGATCGAGCGCGGCCTGCGCATCGTGAGCGGCCGCACCGAAAGCCACGTGATGCTGGTGGATCTGCGCGCCAAGGGCATCACCGGCAAGGAAGCCGAAGCCGCTCTGGGCAACGCCCACATCACCATCAACAAGAACTCGATCCCGAACGACCCCGAAAAGCCGATGGTGACCAGCGGCATCCGCGTGGGAACGCCGGCGATCACGACGCGCGGCTTCAAGGAAGAGGAAACGCGCCTGACAGCCAACCTGCTGGCCGACGTGCTGGACAACCCGCGCGACGAAGCCAACCTGGCCGCCGTGCGGGCCAAGGTGCATGCGCTGACCTCGCGCTTTCCGGTTTACGGCTGAGCAATGCCCTTCTCTCCGCTCAGCGCCGTCTGCCCTCGCCAAACCGGGGCAGCACGGGTGCTGGCGCCAGCCCGCTTATCAATGTTTGCCGGCATCCTTGAAAAAGGGGCCCTCCGATGAAGTGCCCCTTCTGCAGCCATCCTGAAACCCAGGTGGTGGAGACGCGGGTGGCCGAGGACGGAGATTTCGTGCGCCGCCGCCGCCAGTGCGGCGCGTGCGACAAACGCTTTACCACCTACGAGCGGCCGGAAGTCAATTTTCCGTCGATCGCGAAGAAGGACGGCCGGCGCATCGAATACGAGCGGGCCAAGCTGCTGGCCTCGTTCAACCTGGCGCTGCGCAAGCGCCCGGTCAGCACGGTGCAGATCGACAGTGCCATCGAGCGCATCGAGGAAACGCTGCTCAACCTGGGGCAGCGCGAAGTGCCGTCCCACCAGATCGGCGAGTGGGTGATGCGCGAACTCAAAAAACTCGACAAGGTGGCCTACATCCGCTTTGCCAGCGTGTACCGCAGCTTCGAGGACATCGACGACTTTCGCGCGCTGGTGGACGAAGTGCGCAAGTAGCGTCAGGCCGCACAGGCCTTGCAGGTCTTTCAGGCCTGCACCGCAGGTCCATCATGTGGC encodes:
- the glyA gene encoding serine hydroxymethyltransferase, yielding MYQRNILVSQADPEIWAAIQAENVRQEQHIELIASENYASPAVMAAQGSQLTNKYAEGYPGKRYYGGCENVDVVEQLAIDRVKKLFGAEAANVQPNSGSQANQAVLLAFLKPGDTILGMSLAEGGHLTHGMPLNMSGKWFNIVSYGLNEKEEIDYDALEAKAREHKPKLIIAGASAYSLRIDFERFAKIAKEIGAIFWVDIAHYAGLVVAGQYPNPVPHADVVTSTTHKSLRGPRGGIILMKSEHEKAINSAIFPGLQGGPLEHVIAAKAVAFKEALEPGFKAYQEQVAKNAIVFAETLIERGLRIVSGRTESHVMLVDLRAKGITGKEAEAALGNAHITINKNSIPNDPEKPMVTSGIRVGTPAITTRGFKEEETRLTANLLADVLDNPRDEANLAAVRAKVHALTSRFPVYG
- the nrdR gene encoding transcriptional regulator NrdR, whose amino-acid sequence is MKCPFCSHPETQVVETRVAEDGDFVRRRRQCGACDKRFTTYERPEVNFPSIAKKDGRRIEYERAKLLASFNLALRKRPVSTVQIDSAIERIEETLLNLGQREVPSHQIGEWVMRELKKLDKVAYIRFASVYRSFEDIDDFRALVDEVRK